In Deltaproteobacteria bacterium, the DNA window TTTTCTTCAAGAGGAGGATAGTATGAAGATTACAAAGTATACCGACATCAAAGCTACTCATTTTGAAAGTGACAAAGCAAAAGGGGTAGCAGGACGAGTGGTTATCGGCAAGAAAGACGGTGCGGATAATTTTTGCATGCGCATCTTCGAGATTTCTCCCGGAGGAAATACGCCGAAGCATTCGCACGATTGGGAACATGAAATATTCATTCATGCAGGCGAAGGCGAAATTTATGAAAATGGTAAATGGAACCCCATCAAATCCGGTGATGTTGTCTTTATGCCGGGCAATGAAGAACATCAGATTAGAAATTCCGGCAAGGAGTTATTCATTTTCGTCTGTCTTGTTCCATCGAAAGCCCCTGAGCTATAGACGGAATTAAATGAAATCTCGACAATTACCCATTTTACCCCACACCCTTCGCATGGTTGCCTGGGAAGTAACCCGGAGCTGCAACCTTGCCTGCATTCATTGCCGGGCATCCTCGGTGCATGGCCCCTACGAGGGAGAGCTTTCCACTGACCAGGGATTCAAACTCTTAGACGAAATCGCCGCCTTCAGCAAGCCGGTAATCATCCTCACCGGCGGGGAGCCGCTCCTGCGCAAAGACATATTTAAAATTGCTTCTTATGGAGATAAGAAAGGACTCCGCATGGTCCTGGCTACCAATGGGACACTGGTGACTGAAGAGATCGCCGGAAAGATGATTGACGCCGGTATCAAGCGGGTCAGCATCAGTATTGACGGTGAGGATGCGCAAAGCCATGATGCCTTCCGTAAAGTTGCCGGCGCCTTTGACGGAGCACTTGCCGGCATTGAGGCGATGAAAACAGCGGGGATGGAATTCCAGATCAACACGACGATCACGAAAGCAAATCTGGACCAGATCCAGGGCATCATGGATCTGGCCATCGGGCTGGGGGCTGCTGCCCATCATATCTTCCTCCTCGTCCCCACCGGACGGGGTAAAGAGATGTCCGAACAGGCAATATCGCCGGAGGATTATGAAAAAACGCTGAATTGGTTCTACGAGGAAGGCCTCCATTGCCCGATTCAGCTCAAGGCCACCTGCGCCCCTCATTATTACCGGATTTTCCACCAAAAGAGCAAGGGGTCAGGAAAAGAGGGGGCGGGAAGTCCATTGCATACCATGACGCGGGGTTGTCTGGGGGGGAGTTCCTTCTGCTTTATCTCTCATACCGGACAGGTACAGCCCTGCGGATATCTCGAGGTCGACTGCGGCCGGATCAAAGAGAAAGGATTCGAGGACATCTGGAACAACTCACCGATATTTCAAAACCTGCGTGATCTGAATCAATACAAAGGCAAATGCGGCCGATGTGAATTCATCAAGGTCTGCGGCGGCTGCCGCGCACGAGCCTACGAAATCACCGGGGACTACCTTGCCGAGGAACCGTTCTGTATTTATGAACCGAAAACCTGAACCATAATTCTTCAATATAACAAATCTATTGACTGGCCATAGATAAGGCATATAATAACTGCCAGAAAAGACAGATACATCGAAAGGGAAATATTATGGAAACCTACCGTTTTCAGGTGATTATCGAACAGGATGAAGACGGCTTTTATGTTACAGATGTTCCCGCCTTGCCCGGCTGCCACACCCAGGGAAGAACTTTTGAAGAAGCCTTGGAGAACATCCGCGAAGTAATTGCCATGTGCATTCAAGAAATGCGGGAGGACGGTCAGTTTATCCCTCCCCGATACCCGGAAGTGATTGGCATAAAGACCCTCGAAATTGCAGTCTAAAGCAAGGATGACGAATGGGCCATATCCTCCCATACTCACCGCGAAACAACTTATATCTATCCTTGAACGGTTAGGATTCAGCCACCGGCCACTCACAGCAACGAGTCATCGCCGCTATGTGCATCCCGACGGACGACGAACTACTGTTCCTGTTCATACCGGCCAGGATATCGGAAGAGGATTACTCCGTAAAATACTCAGGGACATCAAAGTAACGCCAGATGAGTTTAAGAATCCGTTATAATCTAAGAAGAAATAAATGGTATTAACCCCAAAGCAAGCTTGGGAAACTTTTCCGCAGCAAGCTGCGGGGAATTTACCCATCAGAGATTAAGGAAGAATTAAGAAAAACTTCCCCATCTTGGGAAATGTCCTCATAAAGTAAAAACGCGCTGCAATAGAAGAATGGGGATGTGTCCCGATTAACCCCGATTTTTTAAAGAACTGAGAAAATTAATGAAATTTAGTGAACTTGTTCGATTGTTGGAGGAGAATGGTTTCAGGTTAATAAAGGAAAAGGGGTCTATTCGTTATTATGGTAAGTCTGGTTGGAACAATCTGATCCGGGTCGATTATCATGGTGCAAAGGAAGTTCCTAAAGGCACGTGCCATGCAATATTGAAGGATGCAGGGATCAAGAAATAAAGGAAAGAGGGGATATTTAGTATGATAGATTTAGAATATTCTTTGATAATTGAGGCGACGAAGGAACCTGACTTTTTTGGGTTCTATTCGCCTGATTTGCAGGGCTTTTCTGGAGTTGGTCATTCCGTAGAAGATTGCATTTATAAAGCAAGATGGGGATTGATCGAACATGTCAGTTTATTGAAAGAACAAGGGTTGCCTGTTCCTCCAAAGAACCCGAATCCTAAAATCATTATTCAGAATGAGGAGACGTTAATAGCTGCTTGAAAATTAATAATTAAGGATCACTTCCTTGTTTTGGGGGGAATGTCCTCATAAAATAAAAACGCTCTGTGATAGAATAAATAGGGAAGTGTCCCGATTATTCCATGAATTACAGAGAAATTTTTTCATATGGACATCATCGACAAAAAGATTTTGAATATCATCCAGAAGGATTTCCCCATAGTGGCGGAGCCTTTCAAGGTGGTAGCCGATAAGGTAGGCATTAATGAGGATGAAATCCTGGAGCGCATTGCCAGAATGAAGCAAGAAGGAATCATCCGCCGGATTGGAGCGGTCTTTGATTCTAGAAAGATGGGCTTTGTGAGCACTCTCTGCGCTGCCCGGGTGCCGGAAGAAAGATTGAAAGCCTTCGTTGAGGTGGTAAACTCCTATGCCGGTGTCACCCATAATTACCGGAGAAACCATGAGTACAACGTGTGGTTTACTTTTATCGCGCCTGATGAGGAGACATTGGCAAAATCCCTGGATGAAATACGTGATAAGACGGGGATCAATGATGTCATCAGTATGTCCGCGACGCGGACTTTTAAGATCGATGCCAGCTTTGAATTGTGAGTACACTATGGGTACAGCCCCCTCCCCTCATTCCCCTCCCACCGGGGAGGGGAAGTTTAAATGAAAATGGAAGAAAGTACATAATGATCGAAGCAACTGAAAAACCGACTCTGTTTTTAATCGACGGCAGCAACTACGTCTATCGCGCCTTTTACGCTATCAGAGAACTGTCCAATTCCAAAGGGTTTCCCACCAACGCTATCTACGGTTTTACCACGATGCTCTTGAAGCTCCTGAAAGACTGGAAACCCGAATACATCGCCATTGCCTTTGACGTCAAGGGCCCCACCTTCCGCCATGATGCTTTCGAAGCATACAAGGCCACACGAAAGGCCACGCCGGATTCCCTGATACCCCAGATACCGTTCATCAAGGACATCGTTCGCGGCTTTTCCATACCTGTTCTGGAACAGCAGGGGATAGAGGCGGACGACATCATCGGAACTCTGGCCAGGAAGTATGCAGAAATAGGGATAAAGACGGTCATCGTATCCGGGGACAAGGACATGATGCAGCTCATTTCCGACGATATCATAATGATCGATACCATGAAGGATGTAACCTACGATGTAGAAGCCGTCAAAAAACGCTTCGGGGTCGGCCCGGAAAAGGTGGTGGAAATACTTGGCCTCGCCGGTGATCAATCAGACAATATTCCGGGGGTCCCGGGCATAGGACCGAAAAACGCCCAGCGCCTGATTGAAGAATTCGGGTCTGTAGAAGGCGTTCTGGCAAACATCGACAAGGTACGAAATGCGAAGACCCGGGAAAATTTACGGGAGTTCACCGAACAGGCCAGAATGAGCC includes these proteins:
- a CDS encoding type II toxin-antitoxin system HicA family toxin, producing MTNGPYPPILTAKQLISILERLGFSHRPLTATSHRRYVHPDGRRTTVPVHTGQDIGRGLLRKILRDIKVTPDEFKNPL
- a CDS encoding type II toxin-antitoxin system HicB family antitoxin — encoded protein: METYRFQVIIEQDEDGFYVTDVPALPGCHTQGRTFEEALENIREVIAMCIQEMREDGQFIPPRYPEVIGIKTLEIAV
- the ahbD gene encoding heme b synthase, whose product is MKSRQLPILPHTLRMVAWEVTRSCNLACIHCRASSVHGPYEGELSTDQGFKLLDEIAAFSKPVIILTGGEPLLRKDIFKIASYGDKKGLRMVLATNGTLVTEEIAGKMIDAGIKRVSISIDGEDAQSHDAFRKVAGAFDGALAGIEAMKTAGMEFQINTTITKANLDQIQGIMDLAIGLGAAAHHIFLLVPTGRGKEMSEQAISPEDYEKTLNWFYEEGLHCPIQLKATCAPHYYRIFHQKSKGSGKEGAGSPLHTMTRGCLGGSSFCFISHTGQVQPCGYLEVDCGRIKEKGFEDIWNNSPIFQNLRDLNQYKGKCGRCEFIKVCGGCRARAYEITGDYLAEEPFCIYEPKT
- a CDS encoding cupin domain-containing protein, with amino-acid sequence MKITKYTDIKATHFESDKAKGVAGRVVIGKKDGADNFCMRIFEISPGGNTPKHSHDWEHEIFIHAGEGEIYENGKWNPIKSGDVVFMPGNEEHQIRNSGKELFIFVCLVPSKAPEL
- a CDS encoding AsnC family transcriptional regulator, which codes for MDIIDKKILNIIQKDFPIVAEPFKVVADKVGINEDEILERIARMKQEGIIRRIGAVFDSRKMGFVSTLCAARVPEERLKAFVEVVNSYAGVTHNYRRNHEYNVWFTFIAPDEETLAKSLDEIRDKTGINDVISMSATRTFKIDASFEL
- a CDS encoding type II toxin-antitoxin system HicB family antitoxin, with the protein product MIDLEYSLIIEATKEPDFFGFYSPDLQGFSGVGHSVEDCIYKARWGLIEHVSLLKEQGLPVPPKNPNPKIIIQNEETLIAA
- a CDS encoding type II toxin-antitoxin system HicA family toxin, encoding MKFSELVRLLEENGFRLIKEKGSIRYYGKSGWNNLIRVDYHGAKEVPKGTCHAILKDAGIKK